From a region of the Streptomyces tirandamycinicus genome:
- the aztB gene encoding zinc ABC transporter permease AztB, with translation MEWLTAPFEVTFVQRALWAGILVSAICALAGTWVVLRGMAFLGDAMSHGLLPGVAVAALLGGDLMAGALVSAALMTAGVTALGRTPRLSQDTGIGLLFVGMLSLGVIIVSRSQSFAVDLTGFLFGDVLAVRESDLVLLGAALLLALAVAVLGHRAFLALAFDARKAQTLGLRPRLAHAVLLGLLALAIVASFHIVGTLLVLGLLIAPPAAALPWARSVRGVMLLAAALGTVATFGGLLLSWHLRTAAGASVSALAVSLFFLSHLASGARHRRRAPRTGLPAAAPVLTAATPATRPDEA, from the coding sequence ATGGAGTGGTTGACGGCGCCTTTCGAGGTCACCTTCGTGCAGCGGGCCCTGTGGGCCGGGATTCTCGTGTCGGCGATCTGCGCCCTGGCGGGCACATGGGTGGTGCTCCGGGGAATGGCCTTCCTCGGTGACGCCATGTCCCACGGACTGCTGCCGGGAGTCGCGGTCGCCGCGCTGCTCGGGGGCGACCTGATGGCCGGAGCGCTGGTGAGCGCGGCCCTCATGACGGCCGGCGTCACCGCGCTGGGCCGCACTCCGAGGCTGTCCCAGGACACCGGCATCGGCCTGCTCTTCGTCGGCATGCTGTCCCTGGGCGTCATCATCGTGTCGCGGTCGCAGTCGTTCGCGGTCGACCTCACCGGGTTCCTCTTCGGCGACGTCCTCGCGGTGCGCGAGAGCGACCTGGTCCTCCTGGGGGCGGCGCTGCTGCTCGCGCTGGCCGTCGCGGTGCTCGGTCACCGGGCCTTCCTGGCCCTGGCGTTCGACGCCCGCAAGGCCCAAACACTCGGCCTGCGCCCCCGCCTCGCGCACGCGGTGCTGCTCGGACTGCTGGCCCTGGCCATCGTCGCCTCCTTCCACATCGTGGGAACGCTGCTGGTCCTCGGCCTGCTCATCGCCCCGCCCGCGGCGGCCCTGCCCTGGGCGCGCAGTGTGCGCGGCGTCATGCTCCTGGCCGCGGCCCTCGGCACGGTCGCCACCTTCGGCGGCCTGCTCCTCTCCTGGCATCTGCGCACCGCCGCCGGAGCGTCCGTCTCGGCCCTCGCGGTCAGCCTGTTCTTCCTGTCCCACCTGGCGTCCGGAGCCCGCCACCGGCGCCGCGCCCCTCGCACGGGACTCCCCGCCGCCGCTCCCGTACTCACCGCCGCCACCCCCGCCACCCGACCCGACGAAGCCTGA
- a CDS encoding helix-turn-helix domain-containing protein has product MNGVADIEALARARLRSMRTTLGYSLDELAERTHLSPSTISRVETGKRTLSLDVLVPLANALQMSLDVLFEVPTDDDVVIRPVAHSSGTRTTWPLSRPDGRTVAVKMRLEPSDTLPGQRVHPGHDWFLVLEGRVRLWLGERQIDVDAGEAAEFATMVPHAITALDGPAELIMVFDREGQRAHVHQ; this is encoded by the coding sequence GTGAACGGAGTCGCCGACATCGAGGCCCTGGCGCGGGCCCGCCTGCGCAGCATGCGCACCACCCTGGGGTACTCCCTCGACGAGCTGGCCGAGCGCACCCACCTCAGCCCGTCGACCATCAGCCGTGTCGAGACGGGCAAGCGCACGCTGAGCCTCGATGTGCTCGTGCCGCTGGCCAACGCCCTCCAGATGAGTCTCGACGTGCTCTTCGAGGTGCCCACCGACGACGACGTGGTCATCCGTCCGGTCGCGCACAGCAGCGGCACGCGGACGACGTGGCCGCTGAGCCGTCCGGACGGGCGCACGGTCGCGGTGAAGATGCGCCTCGAGCCGTCCGACACCCTTCCCGGCCAGCGAGTGCACCCGGGCCACGACTGGTTCCTCGTGCTCGAGGGTCGGGTGCGGCTGTGGCTGGGCGAGCGGCAGATCGACGTCGACGCGGGTGAGGCGGCGGAGTTCGCGACGATGGTCCCGCACGCGATCACGGCCCTGGACGGCCCCGCCGAGTTGATCATGGTCTTCGATCGCGAAGGGCAGCGCGCGCACGTGCACCAGTGA
- the rpsN gene encoding 30S ribosomal protein S14, with amino-acid sequence MAKKSKIAQNEKRKATVERYAARRTELKEIIRRPSSTEAERQAAVEELRRQPRNASATRVRNRDSVDGRPRGHLRKFGLSRVRVREQAHAGFLPGVTKSSW; translated from the coding sequence ATGGCCAAGAAGAGCAAGATCGCGCAGAACGAGAAGCGCAAGGCGACCGTCGAGCGGTACGCGGCCCGCCGTACGGAGCTGAAGGAGATCATCCGCCGCCCGTCCTCCACCGAGGCCGAACGCCAGGCCGCCGTGGAAGAACTCCGGCGCCAGCCCCGCAACGCGAGTGCGACCCGGGTGCGCAACCGGGACAGCGTGGACGGGCGGCCTCGCGGCCACCTGCGCAAGTTCGGCCTGTCCAGGGTGCGGGTGAGGGAGCAGGCGCACGCCGGATTCCTTCCCGGAGTCACCAAGTCGTCCTGGTAG
- the aztD gene encoding zinc metallochaperone AztD, translating to MNKPIRAKTLTGTALALAASLALTACGGTDHASSEAKPKQAKGSEAVAVKDPLVATFDGGLYVLDGETLKLARTVELPGFNRVNPAGDEEHVVVSTDSGFRVFNAARQTFTDAEFKGAKPGHVVLHGGKTVLFTDGTGEVNVFDPADLADGKKPRTRGYTSAEPHHGVAIELTGGELLSTLGTEEKRTGALVLDRDNKEIKRAENCPGVHGEAAAKDEAIAVGCEDGVLVYKDGKFTKVDAPDDYGRIGNQRGSDLSPILLGDYKTDPEAELERPTRISLIDTRTAKLRLVDLGTSYSFRSLARGPHGEALVLGTNGVLHVIDPETGKVTKRINAVGDWTEPLDWQQPRPTLFVRDHTAYVTEPGKRQLHSFALDSGKKLNSVTLPKSTNELSGVVVGH from the coding sequence ATGAACAAGCCGATACGCGCCAAGACGCTCACGGGCACGGCCCTCGCCCTGGCGGCGTCCCTGGCGCTGACCGCCTGCGGCGGGACCGACCACGCCTCGTCCGAGGCCAAGCCGAAGCAGGCGAAGGGCAGCGAGGCCGTCGCGGTCAAGGATCCGCTGGTCGCCACCTTCGACGGGGGACTGTACGTCCTCGACGGCGAAACCCTGAAGCTGGCCAGGACGGTCGAACTGCCCGGCTTCAACCGCGTCAACCCCGCGGGTGACGAGGAACATGTCGTCGTCTCCACCGACAGCGGCTTCCGCGTCTTCAACGCCGCCCGGCAGACCTTCACGGACGCCGAGTTCAAGGGCGCCAAGCCCGGACACGTCGTGCTGCACGGCGGCAAGACGGTGCTGTTCACCGACGGCACGGGAGAGGTGAACGTCTTCGACCCCGCCGACCTCGCCGACGGCAAGAAGCCGCGGACCCGCGGCTACACCTCGGCCGAGCCCCACCACGGCGTCGCCATCGAGCTGACCGGCGGCGAACTCCTCAGCACCCTGGGCACCGAGGAGAAGCGCACCGGCGCCCTCGTCCTGGACCGGGACAACAAGGAGATCAAGCGCGCCGAGAACTGCCCCGGCGTGCACGGAGAGGCCGCCGCGAAGGACGAGGCGATCGCCGTCGGGTGTGAGGACGGCGTCCTGGTCTACAAGGACGGCAAGTTCACCAAGGTCGACGCCCCCGACGACTACGGCCGCATCGGCAACCAGCGCGGCAGCGACCTCTCCCCGATCCTCCTGGGCGACTACAAGACCGACCCGGAGGCGGAGCTGGAGCGGCCCACCCGCATCTCGCTGATCGACACCCGGACGGCGAAGCTGCGCCTGGTCGATCTCGGCACCAGCTACTCCTTTCGCTCGCTCGCCCGCGGCCCCCACGGCGAAGCACTCGTCCTCGGCACCAACGGCGTCCTCCACGTCATCGACCCGGAGACCGGCAAGGTGACGAAGAGGATCAACGCAGTGGGCGACTGGACGGAGCCACTGGACTGGCAGCAGCCGAGGCCCACCCTCTTCGTACGCGACCACACGGCCTACGTCACCGAGCCCGGCAAGCGCCAACTGCACTCCTTCGCGCTGGACTCGGGCAAGAAGCTCAACTCCGTGACCCTGCCGAAGAGCACCAACGAACTGTCCGGCGTCGTCGTCGGCCACTGA
- a CDS encoding FAD-dependent oxidoreductase has protein sequence MSDDPVQSRHSAHAADPSPSEDGEHVSHTPHATLERHCDVAVIGGSAAGLAAALQISRQRRSVVVVDDGTPRNAPATHMQGYLGHEGAAPGELTEIGRAEVRAYGGEVLSGRVVGVHRRDDGRFRLDLTGGHTLVARRVLAATGVSDELPAIDGVAEGWGRGVVHCPFCHGFEVRDRRLVQIVTHPLGLHPTPLFRHLTDRLTVVLHDATGLDQEAVEALAASGVVVERGKVTRVLTGPDGEVSGVELGDGRVLEADAVVVGSRFRARADVLAGAGLGTTPHPTGAGEVLAVDARGETAVPGIYAAGNVTDPSLQVLPSAAQGSQVGAMIAFSLAEEDLRAAVRHSGEQTDWDHRYGGPDRAWSGNPNGTLIHEVAALAPGRALDVGTGEGADALWLAEHGWKVTATDISGNALARVRAEAERRGFTVDLVRGDAGDPAPFGGKTFDLVSLQYGSFKRTPDQRGLRSLLAAVAPGGTLLAVHHDLAPLRDPVDVANQTRMYDPEAFVGVDEIAAALGADPGTWQVEVHETRPRPPGAASTHHVDDVVLRATRRAA, from the coding sequence ATGAGCGACGATCCCGTACAGAGCAGGCACTCAGCCCACGCAGCCGACCCATCCCCTTCCGAGGACGGCGAGCACGTCAGCCACACCCCGCACGCCACCCTGGAGCGTCACTGCGACGTCGCCGTGATCGGCGGCTCGGCCGCAGGGCTCGCCGCCGCCCTGCAGATCTCCCGCCAACGGCGCAGCGTCGTCGTGGTCGACGACGGCACCCCGCGCAACGCCCCGGCCACGCACATGCAGGGCTACCTGGGGCACGAGGGCGCCGCGCCCGGCGAGCTGACGGAGATCGGGCGCGCCGAAGTACGCGCCTACGGCGGGGAGGTGCTCTCCGGCCGGGTCGTGGGGGTGCACCGTCGCGACGACGGCCGGTTCCGGCTCGACCTCACCGGCGGGCACACGCTGGTGGCCCGCCGCGTTCTCGCCGCGACCGGCGTGTCCGACGAGCTCCCCGCGATCGACGGAGTCGCCGAGGGGTGGGGGCGCGGCGTGGTCCACTGCCCGTTCTGCCACGGCTTCGAGGTGCGCGACCGGCGCCTGGTGCAGATCGTCACGCACCCCCTGGGTCTCCACCCGACTCCGCTGTTCCGGCACCTGACCGACCGGCTGACCGTCGTGCTGCACGATGCGACCGGACTCGACCAGGAAGCCGTCGAAGCCCTTGCCGCCTCGGGCGTCGTCGTCGAGCGCGGCAAGGTCACAAGGGTCCTCACCGGGCCGGACGGCGAGGTCTCCGGGGTCGAGCTCGGCGACGGCCGCGTGCTCGAGGCCGATGCCGTCGTGGTCGGCTCGCGGTTCCGGGCACGCGCCGACGTGCTGGCCGGGGCCGGGCTCGGCACCACCCCGCACCCGACCGGCGCCGGCGAGGTCCTGGCGGTCGACGCGCGTGGCGAGACCGCCGTACCGGGGATCTACGCGGCCGGCAACGTCACCGACCCGAGCCTGCAGGTGCTGCCGTCGGCCGCCCAGGGCAGCCAGGTCGGCGCCATGATCGCCTTCAGCCTCGCCGAGGAGGATCTGCGCGCCGCCGTCCGGCACTCGGGCGAGCAGACCGACTGGGACCACCGCTACGGGGGTCCCGACCGGGCGTGGAGCGGCAACCCCAACGGCACGCTCATCCACGAGGTCGCCGCCCTGGCCCCGGGCCGGGCACTCGACGTCGGAACCGGCGAGGGCGCCGACGCCCTCTGGCTGGCCGAGCACGGCTGGAAGGTGACCGCCACCGACATCTCGGGCAACGCGCTCGCCCGGGTGCGCGCCGAGGCCGAACGCCGCGGGTTCACCGTCGACCTCGTCCGCGGCGACGCGGGCGATCCCGCACCCTTCGGCGGCAAGACCTTCGACCTGGTGTCGCTGCAGTACGGCTCGTTCAAGCGCACGCCCGACCAGCGCGGTCTGCGCAGTCTGCTCGCCGCCGTCGCCCCGGGCGGCACGCTGCTGGCCGTGCACCACGACCTGGCCCCCCTGCGCGACCCGGTGGACGTGGCGAACCAGACCCGGATGTACGACCCGGAGGCGTTCGTCGGGGTCGACGAGATCGCCGCCGCGCTCGGCGCCGACCCCGGCACCTGGCAGGTCGAGGTCCACGAAACCCGGCCACGGCCCCCCGGCGCGGCCAGCACCCACCACGTCGACGACGTCGTTCTGCGGGCGACTCGACGAGCGGCCTGA
- the aztA gene encoding zinc ABC transporter ATP-binding protein AztA — MKIMFNNNPRETRGTEERNQRVRFTGLDAGYPGRPVLRQLSGDIAALAMTALVGPNGSGKSTLLGVLAGVIQATAGELRYSEGRPPAFVPQRGAAGDALPLTVRQTVEMGRWGARGLWRRPTRQDRAVVDSAMERLAVADLAARQLGELSGGQRQRVLIAQGLAQQSDLLLLDEPATGLDPEARGRIATLLTELVADGTTVVQATHDLEAARAADACLLLDEGRLVGQGTPEQVLTATALARAW, encoded by the coding sequence ATGAAAATCATGTTCAATAACAACCCCCGCGAAACCCGGGGCACCGAGGAACGGAATCAGCGCGTCCGCTTCACCGGCCTGGACGCCGGCTACCCGGGCAGACCCGTACTGCGTCAACTCAGCGGGGACATAGCCGCCTTGGCCATGACGGCGCTCGTCGGCCCGAACGGGAGCGGGAAGTCGACCCTGCTCGGCGTCCTCGCCGGAGTGATCCAAGCGACGGCCGGCGAGCTGCGGTACTCCGAGGGCCGCCCGCCCGCGTTCGTGCCGCAGCGCGGCGCCGCCGGCGACGCCCTGCCGCTCACGGTGCGGCAGACCGTGGAGATGGGACGCTGGGGCGCGCGCGGGCTGTGGCGAAGGCCGACGCGGCAGGACCGGGCGGTGGTCGACTCCGCCATGGAGCGGCTGGCCGTCGCCGACCTCGCCGCCCGCCAGCTCGGGGAGTTGTCGGGCGGCCAGCGCCAGCGCGTCCTGATCGCCCAGGGCCTCGCCCAGCAGTCGGACCTCCTCCTGCTGGACGAACCGGCCACCGGGCTCGACCCCGAGGCCCGCGGGCGGATCGCGACCCTGCTGACGGAGCTGGTCGCCGACGGCACCACCGTCGTCCAGGCCACGCACGACCTGGAGGCCGCCCGCGCCGCGGACGCCTGCCTGCTCCTCGACGAAGGGCGGCTGGTCGGGCAGGGCACGCCCGAGCAGGTCCTCACCGCCACGGCTCTCGCCCGGGCCTGGTAG
- the aztC gene encoding zinc ABC transporter substrate-binding protein AztC — protein sequence MNVRVRTARLRALLLSLISFFAVAGTATGCTGDGGRPRVVVTTNILGDITREIVGGEADVSVLMKPNADPHSFGLSAVQAAELENADLVVHNGLGLEENVLRHVEAARESGVATFAAGEAVDPLTFRTGDEGGPSEEAGEPDPHFWTDPDRVRKAAGLIADHVVEHVDGVSEKTVRDNAERYDGRLADLTAWMEKSFAAVPGNRRSLVTNHHVFGYLAERFGFRVIGAVIPSGTTLASPSSSDLRSLTQAMEKAGVRTVFADSSQPTRLAEVLSQETGGDVDVVALYSESLTERGKGAGTYLELMRANTTAMVASLTRD from the coding sequence ATGAACGTACGCGTGCGGACAGCACGGCTCCGTGCTCTGCTCCTGTCCCTGATCAGCTTCTTCGCCGTGGCCGGCACGGCGACCGGCTGCACGGGCGACGGCGGCCGGCCCCGGGTCGTGGTGACCACCAACATCCTCGGCGACATCACCCGCGAGATCGTCGGCGGCGAGGCGGACGTCAGCGTCCTGATGAAGCCCAATGCCGATCCGCACTCCTTCGGCCTGTCGGCCGTGCAGGCAGCCGAGTTGGAGAACGCCGACCTGGTCGTCCACAACGGGCTCGGTCTCGAGGAGAACGTACTGCGGCATGTGGAGGCCGCCCGCGAGTCCGGTGTGGCCACCTTCGCGGCCGGCGAGGCGGTGGACCCGCTCACCTTCCGCACCGGGGACGAAGGCGGTCCGTCCGAAGAGGCCGGGGAGCCGGATCCGCACTTCTGGACCGACCCCGACCGGGTACGCAAGGCCGCCGGACTGATCGCCGACCACGTCGTCGAGCACGTCGACGGCGTGAGCGAGAAGACCGTCCGGGACAACGCCGAACGCTACGACGGCCGACTCGCCGACCTCACCGCCTGGATGGAGAAGTCCTTCGCGGCCGTACCCGGCAACAGGCGGTCCCTGGTGACCAACCACCACGTCTTCGGATACCTCGCCGAACGCTTCGGCTTCCGCGTCATCGGCGCGGTCATCCCCAGCGGCACGACCCTCGCCTCGCCCAGCTCCTCCGATCTGCGCTCCCTCACGCAGGCCATGGAGAAGGCGGGGGTGCGCACCGTCTTCGCCGACTCCTCCCAGCCCACCCGGCTGGCCGAAGTCCTCAGCCAGGAGACGGGCGGCGACGTGGACGTCGTCGCCCTGTACTCCGAGTCGCTGACCGAGAGGGGGAAAGGCGCCGGCACCTACCTGGAGTTGATGCGCGCCAACACCACCGCCATGGTCGCGAGCCTCACCCGCGACTGA
- the rpmB gene encoding 50S ribosomal protein L28, protein MSAHCQLIGAKPGFGNTISHSHRRTSRRFDPNIQRKRYWLPSEGRYVRLTLSAKAIKTIDSIGIEAAVARIRARGVKV, encoded by the coding sequence TTGTCCGCTCACTGCCAGCTGATCGGCGCGAAGCCGGGCTTCGGCAACACCATCTCCCACTCGCACCGGCGCACTTCACGCCGGTTCGACCCCAACATCCAGCGCAAGCGCTACTGGCTGCCGAGTGAGGGCCGGTACGTCCGGCTGACGCTCAGCGCGAAGGCGATCAAGACCATCGACAGCATCGGCATCGAGGCCGCCGTGGCCCGTATCCGCGCCCGGGGAGTGAAGGTCTGA